ATTTACAACTGGTTGGCCAATGGCAAAAAGACCGCCGACCAACTGGTCGACCTGATTTACGCACACCGCAATCTAGGAAACGCCAAACACGTCGCCAAGCGTACGATTCAGGCGCACCTCGCACGCCTTGTGGAACTGGGTGAGGTGGACTGCCAGGCCTTGGCTCCAGACTTTCAAATGATGTATTTCATACGCAAGTCGCAGGAGGGTAACTACACTTGAACGCACAGCCAAAGCATCGCCGAGCGTGGCTGACAGATGTCATCCTTGTCGCCGTGGCGCTCGTTTTTCAACTATATTTCATATCGCGTGCGTGGAAGATACACGTGAACCTGTTCGGGGACGCAGTCTATTATGATCATTCTGCTACCCTGCTTCTCCTCAAACACGTATACAGCTACTGGAGCTACGGCCCTGCCGCGCAAGTGACACCAGGCTATCCGTTCTTTTTGGCGTTCGCATACGCGCTGACCCATCTGACTTCATTTCACCACCAAATCGAGATGCACGTCGTCCAATCATTCCAGCATCTCCTCATTGTTGGACAGGTCTATTTGTTGTATCGCATCATGCGCTACTGCTTGCCAAAATGGGCCAGTGTGGTCGGTGCAGTACTGTGGATGATTTATCCGCCAGTGAATTGGGCGGCCGACCAACTCTTGACGGAGACATTGTACGTCACTACGCTTCTGGCATTCACCTGGACATTTCTCATTGCGCTGAGAAAGCAAACGTTTTGGTACTACGTTTTGGCCGGCGCTACCTTAGGCATCACGACACTCGTGCGCCCAACCGTACTCCCGCTCGTCTTTGCGCCGCTCCTTCTGCTGTTCAGCCGGGAACACCGCGGAAGAGTCGTCCAATTCATGCGCAACTGGGCAGGTTATCTGGGGACGTTCATCCTCTGTATGCTACCGTGGTGGATACGCAACGTCGTGACGATGCATCACTTTATTC
Above is a genomic segment from Alicyclobacillus acidoterrestris containing:
- a CDS encoding glycosyltransferase family 39 protein; protein product: MNAQPKHRRAWLTDVILVAVALVFQLYFISRAWKIHVNLFGDAVYYDHSATLLLLKHVYSYWSYGPAAQVTPGYPFFLAFAYALTHLTSFHHQIEMHVVQSFQHLLIVGQVYLLYRIMRYCLPKWASVVGAVLWMIYPPVNWAADQLLTETLYVTTLLAFTWTFLIALRKQTFWYYVLAGATLGITTLVRPTVLPLVFAPLLLLFSREHRGRVVQFMRNWAGYLGTFILCMLPWWIRNVVTMHHFILTDTDMGNPLLFGSDPNFEQDTHLADGLSPTQQEQLAIHRIIQGFTHEPFIYLKWYTVDKLGLLFGTPWFSARPGVHADTLTKVTYYFAQAHLVWVIAGVIGLILGIWKPYLRWLSALVLFLIVVQLPFIPINRYVYPVMPYLFVGVMYFVIWVTNLIKNRRKPVINA